A window from Physeter macrocephalus isolate SW-GA chromosome 11, ASM283717v5, whole genome shotgun sequence encodes these proteins:
- the LOC129392534 gene encoding 60S ribosomal protein L32-like, protein MATLMKPKIVKKRTKGFPGGAVVARPPADAGEPGSRPGLGGSRVPRSGWAREPWPLGLRVRSLCSATGEAAAEGGPHTTKKKKKKKKKKRTKKFIQHQSGQYVKIKCNWQKPRGDGSNKKTKHMLPSGFRKFLVHNIEELEVLLCNKSYSTETAHNVSSKNCKAFVERAAQLATRVTNPCARLCSEENEYTAHVHVVFVSIKP, encoded by the coding sequence ATGGCCACCCTCATGAAGCCCAAGATTGTCAAAAAGAggaccaagggcttccctggtggcgcagtggttgcgcgtccgcctgccgatgcaggggaaccgggttcgcgccccggtctgggaggatcccgcgtgccgcggagcggctgggcccgtgagccatggccgctgggcctgcgcgtccggagcctgtgctccgcaacgggagaggccgcagcagagggaggcccgcataccacaaaaaaaaaaaaaaaaaaaaaaaaaaaaaagaggaccaaGAAGTTCATCCAGCACCAGTCAGGCCAGTATGTCAAAATTAAGTGTAACTGGCAGAAACCCAGAGGTGATGGgagcaacaagaaaacaaagcacaTGCTTCCCAGTGGCTTCCGGAAGTTCCTAGTCCACAACATCGAGGAGCTTGAAGTGCTGCTGTGCAACAAATCATACTCTACTGAGACTGCTCACAATGTCTCCTCCAAGAACTGTAAAGCCTTTGTGGAGAGAGCAGCCCAGCTGGCCACCAGAGTCACCAATCCTTGTGCCAGGTTGTGCAGTGAAGAAAATGAGTACACAGCTCATGTGCACGTTGTATTTGTGtcaataaaaccataa